In Haliovirga abyssi, the sequence TTTTGCAGGAAAACAAACTGTATCTGATGGAATATTTTTTAATCCATCTTCAAATATTTTATAACTGCTTTTATCAGAAACAATAACTTCAAATCCCAATGATGTATAAAATGATTTCCAAAATGGCAAACTATTCCAAAATTCAAGTACTCTTGGAATTCCAATTTTAATATTTTTTTTAGGACTTAATTCTTTTGGAGCATAATTCTCAAAAAGAATTTTATTCCTATATTTCAGTAAATCAGGAACAGATTCTTTTTTTCTCATAATGTTTTTTAATTCTTTTAAAGTTGACTCATCTTTCAAATCGCCTATAACTTCTCCTCGTTCACATCTATTTCCAGTTACAAATGTAGTTTTATCATTAAATTCAACTATTGTTCGACTACAATTATTCGTACATAATTTACATATACTTCCTGATATCTTTTTATAATTAAAAGTTTCTAAATTTTCAAATCCTATAAAAGAAGTTGTCTTTTTATTCTTCATATTTTTTTTAGTAAGCAAAGCTACTCCAATTGCTCCCATCTCTCCTGAATGAGGAGGTCTCACAACTTTTATTCCTGTATATTGTTCCATTGCTCTTAATACAGCATCATTTTTAAAAGTCCCACCTTGAGCAAGAATGGTATTTCCAAGACTATTAAAATTAGAAACTCTTACAACTTTTGTGAATACATTTTCTATTACAGACCTACAAAGCCCAGCCATAATATCCTCTACAGAACGTCCATTTTTTTGTTCAGTAATTATAGAACTATTCATAAATACAGTACATCTAGAACCTAATTTTGAAGGATTTTTCGATTTAAATGCCAATTTTGAAATCTCTTCTACAGGAATTTTTAATGCTTTTGAGTAAGTTTCAATAAAAGAACCACAACCTGCAGAACAAGCTTCATTTAATACAATACCTGTAACAATTTTATTTTTTATGTTAATGGCTTTCATATCTTGCCCACCAATATCAAGAATAAACGATACATCAGGTGCATATTTAAAAGCTGCTTCTGCATGAGCTACTGTTTCAACTATATGATAATCCGCTTTAAATGCTTTGGCAAAAAGAAGTTCTCCATATCCAGTAGTTCCAACTCCTTTTACTGTTAAATTAACCCCCATTTTATCATAATAATCTTTTATTTCTAAAAGACCATTTTTCACAACATCAATTGGTTCTCCTGCGTTATTTGAATAAAATTTATTAATAATATTTTCATCTTCATCTATTAATACAAACTTACTTGTAGTAGAGCCTGCATCTATTCCAATATAAATATTTATATTTTCACCTTTATTATATTGCTTTGGCTCAAATTTTTCTACTTTATGTCTTTTGAAAAATTCTTCTTCTTCTTTTGTAGATTCAAAAAAATTCTCATTTTTTTCCACTTTATATTTATAATTTTTTTTATATTCTGAAAGTTTCTTTATAATCTCTGATAAATTATGAATTTCTTTTTTATCTTCAAATATTGTACCTATTGATAACGCTGCCCCTGCTGCTACAATAATTTCAGGATTTTCAGGGATTATAATTTCATTTTCATTTAATCCAAGTCTTTCTTTAAATACAGATATTAATTCAGTGTTAAATGTAAGTGGACCACCTTCAAAAATTACAGGTTTTACTATTTCTGCTCCTTGTGCTAATCCACCTATTGTTTGTTTTGCTATTGCATGAAAAGATGATAAAGCTATATCACTTTTTGGTACTCCTTGATTTAATAACGGTTGAATATCTGTTTTAGCAAATACTCCACATCTGCCAGAAATATCATAAAGAGTAGTTGATTTTTTTGCCAAATCATTAAATTCTTCAACTCCTACATTTAATATTTCAGCAATTTGGTCTATAAATGCACCTGTCCCACCTGCACAACTTCCATTCATTCTCATATCTGATGCAATTAATTTATCAGTTTTTTCATCATGATGAAAAAATATAACTTTCGCATCTTGCCCTCCAAGCTCTATTGCTGTCCTTGCATTTGGATAATAATTACCAATAGCTATAGCATTTGCCACTACTTCTTGCACAAAAAACAGACCTGTATAATCTGCAATAAAACTTCCACCACTTCCACATACTGCTATTTCAAAATTGCTGTTTTTATATTTTTTATCTATTTCTTTTAAAAGTTCTAAAATAGTTTCTGACTGTTTTGCATTATGTCTTAAATATTTAGAATAAACTATTTTTTTTGTAATTGGATCTAATACAACAGTTTTTACAGTTGTAGATCCTACATCTATTCCTAACCAATAATTATTCATTTTACCTCCAAAAATTAAAAATATTCTTTTAAAATTTTCATTAAATTTTCTTCAAATAACTGATCATCTTTTCTCTCTCTTTTTTTAGGACCTTTTGTCCTTTTTCCTGCATTCCTCATTTTTTGTCCCATATGTCGTTGAAACATTAAAGATTCAATATTAAATTTAGTATACCGCATCCCTTTTGGATGAATTACTGCATAAACTTTTTCAATTAGTATTGTAGCTAATCCATAATCTTGTGTTATGATTATATCCTCATTTTTAGATATTTTAACTATTTCCAAATCCACAGAATCTTTTCCTTTATCAACCTTTATTACTTTAAAATCTCCAGTTAATTCATGTGCATTATCAATTACCATTATTAACTCTAATTCATATTTTTTAGCTAATTGTTCACAAATTAATTTTGCATTTTTAGGTGTCGCATCTGCATCAATTATTATTCTCATCTTTTTCTCCTTTAAGAATCAGATCTGTTAATGCTATCTGTTTTCAATATTTTTTTATTATATTTAATCACAACCTGACTTAAAATGTCAATTATTTTTGCTATAATATTATTATTATAATTTTTCACTAGATAAAAAATAAGCTACGCTTCATTTGTTAAAACATAAATGTTTTTCAAAATTTTTGGTTTCTGAAAACTTTTTCTTTGAAAAATCGCATATTTCAAAAAAACGGCGTAGCTTATTTCCCAAATAAATTTATACTTTCATATTAAATTAAAAAAATATTTGACAGACAAAATATAAAAATGTATACTTTAAATCTAAACATATAAAAAAATCAAATATCCAAAAATATAAAAGGAGATAATTATGTATCCATTAAAATTCGAAAAAGTGTTTAAAGAAAAAGTTTGGGGTGGAAGAAATTTTGAATCTATATTAAATATTAAATTAAAATCAAATAAAAAAATTGGGGAATCTTGGGAAGTTTCAACTCATAAAAATGGAATATCTATTGTTTCAAGTGGAATCTACAAAGGAAAAACTCTACAAGAATTGATTAATCAATATGGAGAATCTATTGTTGGAAAAAAAGTATATACAAAATTTAAAAATAAATTTCCGCTTTTAATAAAATACCTAGATATAAATGATAAACTCTCTGTACAAGTTCATCCAAATGACAAATATGCTTTGGAAAATGAAGGAGAATTCGGAAAATCTGAATGTTGGTATGTTATTGATGCTTCTAAAGATGCAAAATTAATATTAGGAATAAAAGAAAATATTTCAAAAGAAATATTTCATAAGAAAGTCCAAAAAAACGATTTTTCAGAATTATTTAATGAAATACCTGTAAAAAAGGGTGATTTTATAAATATCTCTCCAGGACTTGTTCACGCTTCAACAGAAGGTTCTATTTTAATTTGTGAGATACAACAAAATTCAGATACTACTTATAGAATTTATGATTTTGACAGAGTTGTAGATGGTAAGCTAAGACCACTACATATAGATAAAGCTTTAGAAGTTATTAATTTTGGATTAAAGCCTGAAATAACTGAAGAAAAATATAGAGAAAATATAAAAATCAATGAAACAAACATTCAAAATCTAATAAGAAATGAATATTTTAACGTAGATAAATTAGACATAAAAAACAAGTATTCTTATAATTTAAAAGATAGTTTTTCTATTTTATCAATTATTGATGGCGCAGGACAATTAATTTATAATTCTGAAATATATAATATAAAAAAAGGAGAAACTTATTTTATTCCTGCTAACCTTAATATAGAAATAAACGGAAATTTAACAATTTTAAAAAGTTTTTTATAATTTTATATTTTTTTGAAAATAAAACAGAGGGAATATATATTCCCCCTGTTTTATTTTCATCTATTAATCTTTTTCTAACATTATATATCTGCTTGCATTTTTACCTTCTATATAAAATAATATTCCATCACCTTTTTTAGTTTTTTTATATTTTCCCATTATTTGATTAACGTTAGTTATTGTATTATTATTTACCTCTACAATTATATCTCCTGGTCTAACTCCATAACTATAAGCTTGTGAGTCATATGAAACTTCTAAAACTATTACCCCTTTTGTATTTTTATCTAAATTAAATTGTTTTATCACATTGTTATCTATATTTTTTATTTTCATTCCCATTAATTCTTGTTCTTCAGATGCTAATCCATTTCCATTATTAGCTTTTTTTCCAAGTTTTACTCTAATATTTATTTTTTTTCTATTTCTTAATATTCTTAAATCAACTTTTGTTCCAGGTGCAGCTGCTCCAATTTTATTTCTCAAATCATTGTAATCTTTTACTTTTTCTCCATTAATTTGTAAAACTATATCCCCTCTTTTTAATCCTGCTTTTTCAGCTGGCGTTCCTTTTAATACCTCACCAATTAATGCTCCTTTTGTATCTTTTAATCCAAATTTTTCAGCCATTTTATCATTAAGAGGTTGAATAGAAACTCCAAGCCATCCTCTCTCTACTTTTCCATTTTTTATCAATGAATTCTTTATTGGTTTTACCATATCTATAGGAATTGCAAATCCTATTCCCATATTCCCACCGCTTTTAGAAAGAATTGCTGTATTTATACCAATAACATTTCCATTAATATCTACTAATGGACCTCCGCTATTTCCTGGATTAATCGAAGCATCTGTTTGAATAAAATTTTCATAATTTTCTATTCCCATTCCAGAACGTCCTTTTGCACTTATGATTCCAACTGTCATTGTATTATTCAATCCAAATGGGTTTCCTATTGCAATTGCCCATTGCCCAACTTCCAATTTTGATGAATTACCTAAAGTTAAATATTTAAATTTTTTATTTGACTTTATTTTTAATATTGCAATATCTGTATCTTTGTCTGTTCCTATTAGTTTAGCAGAATAAGTTGATTTGTCATTTAAAGTAACTTTTATTTTATCTGCTCCATCAACTACATGATTATTTGTAACAATATATCCATCCTCTGAAATGATAAATCCTGACCCTAATGCAGTTTGCTTTCTTTTAATCTCTCTTGGTTCTCTTCTTTGATTATTTCTACCAAAAAATTGATCATTAAATAAATCTTCAAATGGATCATAATATCTTTGTTTTATAACTTTTTCAGTACTAATATTTACCACTGCTGGCATAACTTTCTTTGATACTTCTG encodes:
- a CDS encoding YaiI/YqxD family protein, yielding MRIIIDADATPKNAKLICEQLAKKYELELIMVIDNAHELTGDFKVIKVDKGKDSVDLEIVKISKNEDIIITQDYGLATILIEKVYAVIHPKGMRYTKFNIESLMFQRHMGQKMRNAGKRTKGPKKRERKDDQLFEENLMKILKEYF
- a CDS encoding DegQ family serine endoprotease: MKKVMSFMLVFTILSISSFANVFDDQKAFTEVSKKVMPAVVNISTEKVIKQRYYDPFEDLFNDQFFGRNNQRREPREIKRKQTALGSGFIISEDGYIVTNNHVVDGADKIKVTLNDKSTYSAKLIGTDKDTDIAILKIKSNKKFKYLTLGNSSKLEVGQWAIAIGNPFGLNNTMTVGIISAKGRSGMGIENYENFIQTDASINPGNSGGPLVDINGNVIGINTAILSKSGGNMGIGFAIPIDMVKPIKNSLIKNGKVERGWLGVSIQPLNDKMAEKFGLKDTKGALIGEVLKGTPAEKAGLKRGDIVLQINGEKVKDYNDLRNKIGAAAPGTKVDLRILRNRKKINIRVKLGKKANNGNGLASEEQELMGMKIKNIDNNVIKQFNLDKNTKGVIVLEVSYDSQAYSYGVRPGDIIVEVNNNTITNVNQIMGKYKKTKKGDGILFYIEGKNASRYIMLEKD
- a CDS encoding acyl-CoA dehydratase activase; its protein translation is MNNYWLGIDVGSTTVKTVVLDPITKKIVYSKYLRHNAKQSETILELLKEIDKKYKNSNFEIAVCGSGGSFIADYTGLFFVQEVVANAIAIGNYYPNARTAIELGGQDAKVIFFHHDEKTDKLIASDMRMNGSCAGGTGAFIDQIAEILNVGVEEFNDLAKKSTTLYDISGRCGVFAKTDIQPLLNQGVPKSDIALSSFHAIAKQTIGGLAQGAEIVKPVIFEGGPLTFNTELISVFKERLGLNENEIIIPENPEIIVAAGAALSIGTIFEDKKEIHNLSEIIKKLSEYKKNYKYKVEKNENFFESTKEEEEFFKRHKVEKFEPKQYNKGENINIYIGIDAGSTTSKFVLIDEDENIINKFYSNNAGEPIDVVKNGLLEIKDYYDKMGVNLTVKGVGTTGYGELLFAKAFKADYHIVETVAHAEAAFKYAPDVSFILDIGGQDMKAINIKNKIVTGIVLNEACSAGCGSFIETYSKALKIPVEEISKLAFKSKNPSKLGSRCTVFMNSSIITEQKNGRSVEDIMAGLCRSVIENVFTKVVRVSNFNSLGNTILAQGGTFKNDAVLRAMEQYTGIKVVRPPHSGEMGAIGVALLTKKNMKNKKTTSFIGFENLETFNYKKISGSICKLCTNNCSRTIVEFNDKTTFVTGNRCERGEVIGDLKDESTLKELKNIMRKKESVPDLLKYRNKILFENYAPKELSPKKNIKIGIPRVLEFWNSLPFWKSFYTSLGFEVIVSDKSSYKIFEDGLKNIPSDTVCFPAKIVHGHIKNLIDKKVDRIFMPMMMDIPPENEKHKEAVNMCAVIQGYPLVIKENDEPEKSGVIFDTPMFRWTTINLRDKQLIKFINESFGLKKDVVENAILEGDIAQNIFKNKMLEEGKKVLEQLEKENRFGVVIASRPYHSDELINHNISSFFVNLNIPVLTLDSLPGLNDVDLSKVRPDTVNPFHTRLFTGAIYTAKNKNLEFVEVVSFGCGHEAINSDEVIRLMNDISQKQPLIMKLDESEVKGPMTIRINSFIETIKSRREKQEKITLRKLKEPFGNSIFSKKDKGKRTIYVPILSETFAKVVSAVLSEKGYNVQPLPIAGDRAKALGKKYVHNDICYPAQINIGEMLAVMEDKNPKEVTFGIAKNCNDCRAGQYLTLARKALDEAGYKDVSIITTGEDNKGIQPGIKLGLWFQLGMLYGLVTTDALEYMKRRIRPYEKNRGETNQIFEKYVDKIVEVMKKNYKNSPKIVEEAIEAFNNIELIEQKPKPKVFVIGEILMNYHPSANENIEGYLEANGMETIFPSFIDFFRRDMIKIKEGIKNSQIEKPVRNFLLADVTDKIYQRVVNKVEKRLKKFKFYEYKKNVHELAENIDGIIDKTYTTGEGWLIPAEIIEHARNGVKTFIIVQPFGCIPNHITGRGMTKSLKKMFPDIQILSLDYDPDTSFANIENRLQMVIMTAKEMNKLSL
- the manA gene encoding mannose-6-phosphate isomerase, class I, encoding MYPLKFEKVFKEKVWGGRNFESILNIKLKSNKKIGESWEVSTHKNGISIVSSGIYKGKTLQELINQYGESIVGKKVYTKFKNKFPLLIKYLDINDKLSVQVHPNDKYALENEGEFGKSECWYVIDASKDAKLILGIKENISKEIFHKKVQKNDFSELFNEIPVKKGDFINISPGLVHASTEGSILICEIQQNSDTTYRIYDFDRVVDGKLRPLHIDKALEVINFGLKPEITEEKYRENIKINETNIQNLIRNEYFNVDKLDIKNKYSYNLKDSFSILSIIDGAGQLIYNSEIYNIKKGETYFIPANLNIEINGNLTILKSFL